DNA from Metabacillus flavus:
CTATCCCTGTAAAAAATTCTTTTATTTAAAAGGATTTTCCATAATTAAATTTTTTGCAATATTCAAAAGGTTTAAAACGTCACACAACCAAATTACTTGAAGAGGGGTTTGATTTGGCTATGAAAAAATGGCGGACAACATGGCGTCTGATGGCTTTGTTCATCACAGCGGCGCTTGTGATGACCGGATGCGGAGAACCGTTCCTTTCCACACTGCAGCCAGCTGGAGAGGTAGCAGAGAACCAATTTTGGATTATGAGTTTAAGCACCATTATTATGGTAGTGGTCGTAGCTGTCGTCACTGTCATATTCTTTTATGTTATTGTGCGCTTCAGGCACCGAAGCGGGGATGAAAAGAAAATTCCTGAACAGGTAGAAGGAAATCAGCGATTAGAAATTATCTGGACTGTTATTCCGATCTTGCTTCTGCTTGTATTAGCCGTCCCAGTTGTTGCAGCAACCTTTGATTTGGCAAATGTAAAACCAATGGAGGAGAAAAACCGCAAGCCGGAGGATGCATTAGTCGTCAATGTACGCGCTAATCTCTACTGGTGGGAATTCGAATACCCTGACTACAAAATCATTACGAGTCAGGATTTAGTAGTACCTACAGATGAAAAGGTTTACTTTAGTGTAAAGGCTTCAGATGTAAAACATTCTTTTTGGATTCCTTCTGCAGGTGGAAAAATTGATACGAATACGGAAAATGTAAATAAATTCTGGCTGACATTTGATTCTGATAAAGTCAATAAGGCTGGAGAGTATCTTTATGGAAAGTGTGCCGAGCTTTGCGGACCGTCCCACGCATTGATGGACTTTAAAGTGAAAGCGGTACCGCGCGAAGAATTTAATCAATGGACTAATAAAATGAAATCTGCAAAGCCTCAGGCAGCAACTGCTCTGGCTAAACAAGGGGAACAGCTTTTTGAGGAAAAGAGCTGCATCGGATGCCATGCTGTAGCACCTGCTGATGAGCGGCCTGAAGAAGTACGTACAGCACCTAATCTGGGCAACTTCGGTGAACGTACTAAAGTGGCTGGTATTTTGCCTAATACTGATGAAAATATTAAAAATTGGCTTGAAAATCCTGAAAAATACAAGCCCGGCAACAAGATGACAGGGAAGTACCCAAAATTATCCGGAGAAGAAATTGAAGCGCTTACAGCGTATATGAAAGGCTTGAAAGTTGAATAAGCTGCAATAAAGGGGAGGGTTTGACTTGAGTACAATCGCTCAGAAGAAGGGTTTCGGTGCAACGGTTTGGGATTATTTAACGACTGTTGACCATAAAAAAATTGCAATTTTGTATCTCGCAGCAGGCGGATTTTTCTTTTTAGTAGGGGGACTTGAGGCGCTGCTGATCCGTATTCAGCTTGCTGTTCCCGGCAATGATTTTCTTCAGGCCGGTTTATACAATGAAATTATTACGATGCATGGTACGACAATGATTTTCCTTGCTTCCATGCCCTTGCTTTTTGCATTCATGAATGCAGTCGTGCCGCTGCAGATTGGAGCGCGCGACGTTGCATTCCCGTTTTTAAATGCACTGGGCTTCTGGCTTTTCTTATTTGGCGGACTTTTTTTGAATCTAAGCTGGTTTTTAGGGGGAGCTCCTGATGCGGGCTGGACATCCTACGCCTCTTTATCTCTTTATTCTCCAGGACACGGCATTGATTTTTACGTGCTTGGGCTGCAAATATCAGGGATAGGGACTTTAACTGCCGGAATCAACTTCCTTGTAACGATTATAAACATGAGAGCGCCAGGCATGACATTTATGAGAATGCCGCTTTTCACCTGGACAACATTTGTTGCATCTGCACTTATATTATTTGCCTTTCCTGCCCTTACTGTCGGATTAGCACTGATGATGTTTGACCGGCTGTTTGACACAAGCTTCTTTGCCGCAGAAAAAGGAGGAAATACAGTCATCTGGGAGCATTTGTTCTGGATATTCGGGCACCCGGAAGTATACATATTAATTCTTCCTGCGTTCGGCATGTTTTCTGATATCATTCCGGTTTTCTCAAGAAAAAGATTGTTTGGATACTCCTCCATGGTTTTTGCTACCGTACTCATCGGATTTTTAGGGTTTATGGTATGGGCGCATCATATGTTTACAACAGGTTTAGGGCCAATCGCAAATGCGATTTTTGCCGTAGCTACGATGGCAATTGCCGTCCCGACTGGAATCAAAATATTTAACTGGCTCTTTACCATGTGGGGCGGGATCATCCGCTATACAACCGCCATGCTTTGGTCTGTTGCATTCATTCCTTCTTTTGTCCTTGGAGGAGTAACAGGGGTTATGCTTGCGAGTGCAGCGGCTGATTATCAGTACCATGACAGTTACTTTGTAGTTGCCCATTTTCATTACGTTATTGTAGGCGGAGTGGTATTCGCTTTGTTTGCCGGAGTCCATTACTGGTGGCCGCTTATGTTTAATAAAATCCTTAATGAAACGCTCGGAAAAATTACATTTGTTCTTTTCTTTATCGGTTTTCACCTTACGTTTTTTATTCAGCATTTTCTTGGTTTATATGGAATGCCAAGAAGGGTATTTACCTTCCTGCCAAATCAGGGGTGGGAGACAGGTAACCTCGTCAGTTCAATAGGTGCTATTTTCATGGCAGCAGCCATTATCGTTATGCTTATTAACATTGTCATGACAGCTGTTAATGGGAAAGCTTCTGGAAAGGATCCATGGGTGGATGGCCGTACACTTGAGTGGGCTGTTGAAGCGCCGACTCCTGAGTACAACTTTAAGCAAACACCGCTTGTGCGCGGTCTTGACGCTTTATGGGTTGAAAAAATGGCAGGTAAAAAAGGGATGACGCCCGCAGAACCCGTGTCTGATATCCATATGCCAAATTCATCGATCATTCCCTTTATTATGGCATTCGGGCTATTCGTAGCAGCATTCGGACTTATGTACCGTGCGGATGAGCCATGGGCTATTCTTGTCCTGTTTGTTGGTTTCGCCATAACGCTTGCATCGATGTTCCTTCGATCTGTGCTGGATGATCACGGATTCCATATTCATAAAGAAGATCTTGAAGATGATGATAAAGAGGTGAAGGCATGATGCACGCTGAAGAAAAGCTAACAGCTGAAACATTCCCGGAATCTCCTGAAAAAGCCACCCTGGAAGGGAAAAATAAATTTGTGGGCTTTTGGCTGTTTCTAGGGGGAGAAACTGTCCTGTTTGCTTCTTTGTTCGCCACATTCCTGGCACTGAGACAATCGCCAAAAGGCGGACCTCCGGAAGAACTGTTTGAGCTTCCGATTGTATTTATCGCAACCATGCTTTTATTGACAAGCAGTTTGACAAGTGTTTATGCCATGTACCACATGAAAAATTTCAACTTTAAACAAATGCAGATTTGGCTGGGGATTACAGTGCTTCTTGGTGCTGGTTTCCTTGGGCTTGAAATTTATGAATTTAATCACTATGTTCACGAGAAGGACTTTACCATTACAACGAACGCATTTGGTTCGGCCTTTTATACCCTTGTAGGAACTCACGGAGCCCACGTAACCTTTGGACTTTTGTGGATTACAACTCTAATTATACGAAATAGCAAGAGGGGACTAAGCCTGTATAATGCCCCTAAATTCTATGTAGCCAGTCTTTACTGGCATTTCATTGATGTTGTCTGGGTATTCATTTTCACGGTTGTATACTTAATGGGGATGGTGGGGTAAATGGCTCAACATCAAAATTCAGGTAACCCAAAGGTTGATCTTGCTTATCGAAAAAGAAAAAACGCTGAAGACATGAAGTATCAGCTTGTATCGTTTGGAATGATGCTTTTCCTGACTATCCTGGCCTTCATGGCAGTGGGCTATAAAGGAATTGAACACTGGTTTACCGTCCCGTTCATTATCCTGCTCGCATTAGTTCAGGTCGCATTTCAGCTCTACTATTTTATGCACATGAATCACAAAGGCCACGAAGCAGCAGCCCTTTTCCTATACTCAGGCGTCTTCGTAGCAGCCCTCACAGTACTGACCTTTATGACCATTGTTTGGTGGTAACTCGAAAAGCGAAGGGCGCTTGCACAGCCGTGACAGACGGTGGAGCTGGAACTGACAAAGTCGTTCTTTGACTTTGACAGGGCCAGCGAAGCGTCCGAACGGCTAGCGCCTGGAGCTGGACAGAGTAGAAAAGCGGAGGCGGCTTCTAGTAAGGAGGTTCTGCTAAAGGCGCGGCGTCCTGCCGCAACGCAGAACTGACCTGCATCGTGCAGGCCTCCGAGACAGACGGTGGAGCTCTCGACCGAGAGGCGTTCTTTGCCTCGACCGAGAGAGCGAAGCGGCCGAACGGCTAGCCGCCGGAGCTAGACAAGTAGAAAAGCGAAGGGCGCTTGCCCAGCGCTGAGAGACGGTGGAGCTCTCGACCGAAAGGCGTTTTTTGCCTTGACCGAGAGAGCGAAGCGGCCGAAGCGCTAGCGCCCGGAGCTGGACAAAGTAGAAAAGCGAAAGGCGCTTCTAGTAAGGAGGTTCTGCTAAAGGCGCGGCGTCCTGCCGCAACGCAGAACTGACCTGCATCGTGCAGGCCTCCGAGACAGACGGTGGAGCTGGAACTGACAAAGTCGTTCTTTGACTTTGACAGGGCCAGCGAAGCGTCCGAACGGCTAGCCGCCGGAGCTAGACAAGTAGAAAAGCGGAGGGCGCTTGCCCAGCCTCGACAAGCATAAGACAATCAGCCGGAGGAAGGTGCTTTTTCCTTCCGCAGGATGAGTGGCTTATGACCTCGAGAGGCTAGCGCCTGGAGCTGGACAAAGTAGAAAAGCGAAGGGCGCTTCTAGTAAGGAGGTTCTGCTAAAGGGGCGGGGTCCTGCCGCTCCCCTGAGCTGAACCCCCTCCTGGGGCCCTGCGGCCTGAGGAATCATGCGGCTCTTAATTGCTTGAACCATTATTTATACATCTGCAGCTCATCAAGTTTGTTAAGTGATTGAAGGAAGGTGCCGCGCTCTGTCGCTCCGCCGGACAAACTTGCCTTCTGCGGGGCGCCGAGAGGAGGAGACATCTTTGGAAAATTTGGCATTGTTCGGATTTGAAGCATTATGGAGCCCTTATTATTTCACTGTTTTAGTAATACTTGCAGCTGTTTATTATTCAGCAGGCAAGCATCGTAAAAAGTGGTTTAAGAACTCTGAGGAAGTATCAGCGAAGCAGAAAGCTTCATTTTATGGAGGTCTTGCTCTTCTTTACATTTTGAAAGGCAGTCCGTTCGATTTGCTGGGCCATATCCTTTTCAGTGTGCATATGACTCAGATGGCCTTGGTGTATTTGGTTGTTTCTCCATTACTTATCATTGGCATACCGGGCTGGATGTGGAATTTGATTTTATTGCGTTCACCCGTTAGGCGAATTTTTATGTTTTTGACACAGCCAATTCTGGCATTGATTTTGTTTAATGGGATTTTTTCCTTCTATCATACTCCGCTTATATTCGATATCGTCAAAACCAATCCTGCCTATCACGCGGCCGCTACGAGTCTCATCTTTTTTACATCCATATGTATGTGGTGGCCTTTATTTAGAAAACGGGGAGATTCTGGTGAGATGTCCAGCCTTATGAAAATGGGATATATTTTTGCGAACGGGGTTCTCCTGACACCAGCATGTGCACTGATCATTTTTGCAAAGGATCCTCTTTATGCAGCTTATTCCGATCCTGCTTCCTGGATGAGTGCAATGGCGCTCTGTGTACCAGGAGCAACCTTATCGGGATTAAGCCTGTCAGGTCCGGAAGTTTTTACTTCCATACCATTAACAGAAGATCAGCAGCTCGGCGGCATATTAATGAAAATCATCCAGGAGGCTGTTTATGGCACGATTCTTGGCTGTGTTTTCTTTAAATGGGTAAGAATTGAGAGAGAAAAGGATAAGCGGGAGCTGCAGGCAATTCTCTCAGAAAAAGGGCATCGTATTTGATAGTGACATCATTCAAGTAAAAGGAGTCTTTGCTTATGTACTTGCCTCTTCTTCCAACTATCAGCACGGCTTTTATTGTGATTAGTGCCGTATTTGTTGCCATTGGCTGGTATTTGATTGCTAAACGCCGTGTAGAAGCTCATCGTAAAGCTATGACCTGGGCCGGTGTTTTTGCACTTGTATTTTTTATCGTTTACGTTTCCAGAACTGTTTTTGACGGAAATACGGCTTTTGGAGGACCGCCGGGTGTTAAAGTTTTTTATTTAGCCTTTTTAATCTTTCATATTTTTCTTGCAGCATCAGGAGGAGTTTTTGGTATTGTCTCAATCTGGTCGGGCTACAGACAAAAAATAATCCGCCATCGCAGACTTGGACCAATCACAAGCATTATCTGGTTCTCGACAGCAGTAACGGGTGTCACCGTTTACATGCTTTTGTACATTATCTATGGCGGAGGAGAAACAGTGCCCGTCATAAAAGCGATTACGGGCTTTTAACATAATTCAGGGGGGGTGCAGAATATAATTCTGTAACCCTTTTTTTATTGGTTAAAAGATAAGGAGGGAATTAAATGGAAATTCTGACAGATGAGCTGCTGCTCATTCCCTGCTCCTTGGATTTGGCGAAGTCGCTTATTCTGCATAGAAAGGAGCTGGCCAAGCGCTCCCCTATTGTCATTCCTGAGGACTGGCCTTCATCCATGAGTAAAGGAATTCTGCCTTTTTACATAGAAAGACTGGAAAAGGACCGGTCTGAGTATGGCTGGGGCATTTGGCTGATCATTCACCACAGGGAAAAGAAGATGATCGGAGATTTTTACATCTACTCAAAACCGGATAAGAATGGGACTGTGGATTTCGACTTTCGTATTCATCAGGACTACCGGAAAGAAAATGGATTCGAGGCAGTGAGTCATTTTTTTGATTGGCTCTTCGAACAAAATGGAGTGAAGAGTATTTCAACAGAATGCCACATTGATCATGAAAAGACCATTGGCATTTTAAGCAGGCTCGGACTCATATGCAACAGGAAGGAGGAATCTTATTTAAGCTGGAGACTTTCAAAATAAAAAAGACAAAAGCAAGGCTTCTGTCTTCTTACAGCATAATCGCTTCCAAGTCTTTTTTTAGACGCTTAATGGTGTTTTCGCAGGATTGTACAATCGGCTCCGGAAATTCTTCTCCCTCGCCATATTCCACGCCGTGGGGATAATAATGCTTTCCTAGCAGGGGAGGTAATAGTTTAACAACCGCGTGTCTTCCGCCAACTTCACCTTCTGTAATATAGCCTTGAATCCTTAAATAATATATTTCCCCAAGCTGTTCTATCTTTTTATCATACGTTACGCGTTCGTAATCCCACTGTCCGGCGCGAATTAATCCATGCTGTTCCATTAAAAAGTCAAGCCGGCTTAATTCTGCAGTTTGATGGTCAAGCCCTGTTCCATCGAATTTCATAATACTGTATTCTCCCTTCCACCCTTATGTAAACGCTTTTCATCCCATATTCCTATAATAGTATGAATCCGTCAGACTTTCAATCCGGATATGGTTCTATTTGGGAAAATCGGTATTTAATTCAAGCATAACAGACATACTATTAATCCATTGCTGGACAGTTTCATCTTATTTATTGAAATTGGAAGTCTTTTCTGATTAAATGACTTGTAACAACAGGATTATTTTAAAATGAAAAGCGGGGGGAATTTAGCTGAGACGTTTGTTTAAATCCATTTTGGTAATTGCCATTATTATAAGTACATATACCGTATTTATAAAATTTGCTGAAGAGCCTCCTGATCGACAAGAAGAAAAGAAAGATTTACAGCTTTCAAATGAAGAAGACTCCCGCGGCCAAGCAATTGAACTTCCCGATGAAGGACTGCTTTCTTTAATGGGGCAGCCGTCAAAACTGGTCCTGAAAGAACTAGGGGAGCCTTCCAGAAAAGATCCATCTCAATATGATTATGAATGGTGGATTTACAATGGAGGAGACAATCAATACGTACAGATTGGTGTTTTGTCAGATAAAGTAGTGTCTGTATATGCAATCGGTAATGGTGTGAATATGAAACCGTATAGGCTTGGTGAGCCGCTGAGCGAGGTTTATCAGACTGCCCCGGTTTCTTCCTCCCTGTCAATGGATCATAAAGGAAATTCATATAGGTTTGAACTTTCAGAGGAAGATATGAATACCCGGCCTGCCATTGAAGCAGATGGGACGATTGTTCAGCTTTATATTGACAAATTTACCGGGACACTCTCAAGTATTCGGGCAACTGACAAGGATACATTTATTAAACAGCGTCCCTATGAAGTAGTTTACAGGGGTAAGCTGATTAATGCCGAGCCGGTATCTGAAGAAGAAGAAAAGGAGATTCAGCGTGCTCAAGAGAGACAAATATTAGATATTACCAATGTCATACGAAGCCGCCACGAATTGGCTCCTTTAAGCTGGGACCAGAAGACGGCTCAAACAGCGTTTTCGCATAGCAAGGACATGGCAGATCAGCAGTATTTTGCCCATGATTCACCCACCCAGGGAACGCTTGCTGACCGGCTAAAGCGGGACCGCATCCCTTATCAAACGGCTGGGGAAAATATTGCAGCCCATTACAGTGACAGTATTTCTTCGGTTGAAGGCTGGCTGAACAGTGAGGGGCACAGGAAAGCTTTGCTCAATAAAGAGTTCACCCATCTTGGGGTTGGTGTTTATAAAGATTACTATACACAGGATTTCATAGGGAAGTAAAAAATGATAACCTCATCGGGTTATCATTTTTTTCTTTCTATAATAAAAAAGGTAGCCGTGCTGTATGCTATTAGTTTCCCATCTTCCCTGTAAATGCTCGACTCCATCAGCAGTGTTCTCGTTCCTTTATGAATTAGCTTTGCTTTGCATGTCAGGAAAGACCCTATTCCTGGAGCTGTATAATTGATTTTAAGCTCTGAAGTAACGGCTGCGAGATGTGCGGGTAAAAGTTTATGTGCAAGGGTACCCATGGCTGAATCGGCCAGTGTCGCCGTAATTCCCCCGTGTACTATATCCAGGGAGTTTTGGATTAAAGCCGTGTTTGGTATGGTTACGGTAAATTCGTCATCGCCATCTTGACCTTCTGCCTGCAGAAGGGCCCCGATATATGTACTGCTGATTTTTTGATTTTTACGTTTCATTGCCTCAAGAAGCAGAAGGAAATCATCTGTTTCATCGGCGGATAGCTGATTGATAAGCTCGAATGTTTGCTGCTTCATCTGTTCTTTGTTCATTGCTGCATCCCTTTCGGTGTTTTCTTTTTATTTTATCAGAATGACAGGGCTGTGTGAAAAATTTAGGCGAACCAATTGGGTGCCTTTTGCTTAAATTATACTAGGCGTAAGTAAAAGGGGTGAGGCAAATGGCTACGAAAAAGCTGCATCCGAAAGTTGAGGAGTTCAAGGAATTTGTCCGAAAGCATCCAAAAATGATCCAAGAAGCGAAAAAAGGGACAAAGACGTGGCAGGAATACTATGAGAATTGGTATTTGCTTGGCGAAAATGATGCTTATTGGGACGATTATAAAGACGCTCGTCAGGAAGAAAAAGAAACGGATGAAGAAAAGGGATTCGTAACCCAGCTTTTTTCCGCTGTGAAAAAAATGGATGCAAACGAAATGAATATCAGCTTGAGTAAAATGAGCAATGCTGTTTCGACGGTTCAGAATCTGCTGGAAACATTCGGGGTTGCAAAGGGATCGGGAGGGACACCTTCAAACGGAGGCAGCAGACCTTTTTCCTTCAGGAAGGATTAAACAATGAGACAAGAAATCCAGGAATATATCCAATCCAAGCCGGAAATCACTAAATTTATCAGGGAACAGCCTCAATGGTACCGAAAGCTTTCCCGCAATCCTCAAGCCTTGGAAGAAATGAATCTTGCTATGATGAATTATTACCAGAAAACCATTCCCCATAAGGTAGCGCAATTCTCAAATTCGATTCAGATGGCTTCAATGATGCTTGGTATGTTTCAGTCTATGAAGCAGCAAGATTAAAGCTTAAGCAAAAACGCTTAAGCTTTTTTACATGTTTTGACCAAGTTTGCAAAACCTAGTAAGAAAAGGAGGTGCACCTATGGCAAGGACCATCCTTATTCTTATGCTCACAATCTTTGCAGCTGGCTGTACGAATGACAAGCCCCGCCCAAAGGGTTTCGCAGGAGGAGCTGA
Protein-coding regions in this window:
- the coxB gene encoding cytochrome c oxidase subunit II, translating into MKKWRTTWRLMALFITAALVMTGCGEPFLSTLQPAGEVAENQFWIMSLSTIIMVVVVAVVTVIFFYVIVRFRHRSGDEKKIPEQVEGNQRLEIIWTVIPILLLLVLAVPVVAATFDLANVKPMEEKNRKPEDALVVNVRANLYWWEFEYPDYKIITSQDLVVPTDEKVYFSVKASDVKHSFWIPSAGGKIDTNTENVNKFWLTFDSDKVNKAGEYLYGKCAELCGPSHALMDFKVKAVPREEFNQWTNKMKSAKPQAATALAKQGEQLFEEKSCIGCHAVAPADERPEEVRTAPNLGNFGERTKVAGILPNTDENIKNWLENPEKYKPGNKMTGKYPKLSGEEIEALTAYMKGLKVE
- the ctaD gene encoding cytochrome c oxidase subunit I encodes the protein MSTIAQKKGFGATVWDYLTTVDHKKIAILYLAAGGFFFLVGGLEALLIRIQLAVPGNDFLQAGLYNEIITMHGTTMIFLASMPLLFAFMNAVVPLQIGARDVAFPFLNALGFWLFLFGGLFLNLSWFLGGAPDAGWTSYASLSLYSPGHGIDFYVLGLQISGIGTLTAGINFLVTIINMRAPGMTFMRMPLFTWTTFVASALILFAFPALTVGLALMMFDRLFDTSFFAAEKGGNTVIWEHLFWIFGHPEVYILILPAFGMFSDIIPVFSRKRLFGYSSMVFATVLIGFLGFMVWAHHMFTTGLGPIANAIFAVATMAIAVPTGIKIFNWLFTMWGGIIRYTTAMLWSVAFIPSFVLGGVTGVMLASAAADYQYHDSYFVVAHFHYVIVGGVVFALFAGVHYWWPLMFNKILNETLGKITFVLFFIGFHLTFFIQHFLGLYGMPRRVFTFLPNQGWETGNLVSSIGAIFMAAAIIVMLINIVMTAVNGKASGKDPWVDGRTLEWAVEAPTPEYNFKQTPLVRGLDALWVEKMAGKKGMTPAEPVSDIHMPNSSIIPFIMAFGLFVAAFGLMYRADEPWAILVLFVGFAITLASMFLRSVLDDHGFHIHKEDLEDDDKEVKA
- the ctaE gene encoding cytochrome c oxidase subunit III, producing MHAEEKLTAETFPESPEKATLEGKNKFVGFWLFLGGETVLFASLFATFLALRQSPKGGPPEELFELPIVFIATMLLLTSSLTSVYAMYHMKNFNFKQMQIWLGITVLLGAGFLGLEIYEFNHYVHEKDFTITTNAFGSAFYTLVGTHGAHVTFGLLWITTLIIRNSKRGLSLYNAPKFYVASLYWHFIDVVWVFIFTVVYLMGMVG
- the ctaF gene encoding cytochrome c oxidase subunit IVB; translation: MAQHQNSGNPKVDLAYRKRKNAEDMKYQLVSFGMMLFLTILAFMAVGYKGIEHWFTVPFIILLALVQVAFQLYYFMHMNHKGHEAAALFLYSGVFVAALTVLTFMTIVWW
- the ctaG gene encoding cytochrome c oxidase assembly factor CtaG yields the protein MENLALFGFEALWSPYYFTVLVILAAVYYSAGKHRKKWFKNSEEVSAKQKASFYGGLALLYILKGSPFDLLGHILFSVHMTQMALVYLVVSPLLIIGIPGWMWNLILLRSPVRRIFMFLTQPILALILFNGIFSFYHTPLIFDIVKTNPAYHAAATSLIFFTSICMWWPLFRKRGDSGEMSSLMKMGYIFANGVLLTPACALIIFAKDPLYAAYSDPASWMSAMALCVPGATLSGLSLSGPEVFTSIPLTEDQQLGGILMKIIQEAVYGTILGCVFFKWVRIEREKDKRELQAILSEKGHRI
- a CDS encoding DUF420 domain-containing protein gives rise to the protein MYLPLLPTISTAFIVISAVFVAIGWYLIAKRRVEAHRKAMTWAGVFALVFFIVYVSRTVFDGNTAFGGPPGVKVFYLAFLIFHIFLAASGGVFGIVSIWSGYRQKIIRHRRLGPITSIIWFSTAVTGVTVYMLLYIIYGGGETVPVIKAITGF
- a CDS encoding GNAT family N-acetyltransferase, with the protein product MEILTDELLLIPCSLDLAKSLILHRKELAKRSPIVIPEDWPSSMSKGILPFYIERLEKDRSEYGWGIWLIIHHREKKMIGDFYIYSKPDKNGTVDFDFRIHQDYRKENGFEAVSHFFDWLFEQNGVKSISTECHIDHEKTIGILSRLGLICNRKEESYLSWRLSK
- a CDS encoding YugN family protein, coding for MKFDGTGLDHQTAELSRLDFLMEQHGLIRAGQWDYERVTYDKKIEQLGEIYYLRIQGYITEGEVGGRHAVVKLLPPLLGKHYYPHGVEYGEGEEFPEPIVQSCENTIKRLKKDLEAIML
- a CDS encoding CAP domain-containing protein — encoded protein: MRRLFKSILVIAIIISTYTVFIKFAEEPPDRQEEKKDLQLSNEEDSRGQAIELPDEGLLSLMGQPSKLVLKELGEPSRKDPSQYDYEWWIYNGGDNQYVQIGVLSDKVVSVYAIGNGVNMKPYRLGEPLSEVYQTAPVSSSLSMDHKGNSYRFELSEEDMNTRPAIEADGTIVQLYIDKFTGTLSSIRATDKDTFIKQRPYEVVYRGKLINAEPVSEEEEKEIQRAQERQILDITNVIRSRHELAPLSWDQKTAQTAFSHSKDMADQQYFAHDSPTQGTLADRLKRDRIPYQTAGENIAAHYSDSISSVEGWLNSEGHRKALLNKEFTHLGVGVYKDYYTQDFIGK
- a CDS encoding PaaI family thioesterase codes for the protein MNKEQMKQQTFELINQLSADETDDFLLLLEAMKRKNQKISSTYIGALLQAEGQDGDDEFTVTIPNTALIQNSLDIVHGGITATLADSAMGTLAHKLLPAHLAAVTSELKINYTAPGIGSFLTCKAKLIHKGTRTLLMESSIYREDGKLIAYSTATFFIIERKK
- a CDS encoding YlbD family protein, which gives rise to MATKKLHPKVEEFKEFVRKHPKMIQEAKKGTKTWQEYYENWYLLGENDAYWDDYKDARQEEKETDEEKGFVTQLFSAVKKMDANEMNISLSKMSNAVSTVQNLLETFGVAKGSGGTPSNGGSRPFSFRKD
- a CDS encoding YlbE-like family protein, whose protein sequence is MRQEIQEYIQSKPEITKFIREQPQWYRKLSRNPQALEEMNLAMMNYYQKTIPHKVAQFSNSIQMASMMLGMFQSMKQQD